In Chitinibacter sp. SCUT-21, a single genomic region encodes these proteins:
- the lptG gene encoding LPS export ABC transporter permease LptG: MNRLGRYVLRSVAWHVVLTLLVLLGLFVFFDLIAELRDVGKDGYRLHHALIYVLLESPSRIYDLLPVSLLIGSIFALSGLADSSQITVMRAAGVSILRFCGWLTVGGVIFGALTFAIGEYLAPQANDAATRYQVAAKQSVMFGRFRSGVWIKNGDQIINISAMQPDYSLQGVRVYVHDHGHQLLKTMEAEKATYQGDGEWVLTNVTQTRFFVDSVKVTHAAQAQWQAQVEPKMLAVLMIKPKDMSVSALAQYIQHLKDNKQSTTRYQLAFWSKIFYPLACLSMMLIALPFALGQRRSGNVGVKIFLGILLGVSFNFINQMMGYIGELYRLPPMLAAALPTLALSALAAFFLWRQENS, translated from the coding sequence ATGAATCGCCTTGGTCGCTATGTATTGCGCTCGGTGGCTTGGCATGTCGTTTTGACTTTGCTGGTCTTATTGGGCTTATTTGTCTTTTTTGATTTGATCGCTGAATTACGTGATGTTGGTAAAGACGGCTATCGCCTGCATCATGCGCTGATTTACGTGCTGCTCGAGTCACCATCGCGAATATATGATTTGCTACCGGTATCATTATTAATTGGCAGTATTTTTGCCCTGTCGGGATTGGCGGATAGCTCGCAAATTACCGTAATGCGTGCGGCAGGCGTCTCGATTTTGCGTTTTTGTGGCTGGTTAACGGTGGGGGGCGTGATTTTTGGCGCACTCACCTTTGCTATCGGCGAGTATTTGGCCCCACAGGCGAACGATGCCGCGACACGTTATCAAGTGGCAGCGAAGCAATCGGTGATGTTTGGTCGTTTTCGCTCGGGCGTGTGGATTAAAAACGGGGATCAAATTATTAATATATCTGCCATGCAGCCCGATTACAGTTTGCAAGGGGTGCGGGTCTATGTCCACGATCATGGGCATCAGCTGTTAAAAACAATGGAAGCGGAAAAGGCCACTTATCAAGGAGATGGGGAATGGGTGCTGACTAACGTGACGCAAACCCGTTTTTTTGTCGATTCAGTGAAAGTGACGCATGCGGCGCAAGCGCAATGGCAGGCGCAAGTCGAGCCGAAAATGCTGGCGGTGCTGATGATTAAGCCCAAAGACATGTCAGTCAGTGCGCTGGCACAATATATTCAGCATTTGAAAGACAATAAACAAAGTACCACGCGCTATCAATTGGCGTTTTGGAGCAAAATTTTCTATCCACTGGCCTGTTTGTCGATGATGCTGATCGCCTTGCCATTTGCCTTGGGGCAGCGCCGTAGCGGCAATGTGGGTGTGAAGATCTTCCTAGGTATTTTGCTGGGCGTGTCGTTCAATTTCATTAATCAAATGATGGGTTATATCGGCGAGTTGTATCGTTTACCGCCGATGCTGGCCGCCGCGCTGCCAACTTTGGCCTTATCTGCGCTGGCGGCGTTTTTCCTGTGGCGACAAGAAAATAGTTAA
- the galE gene encoding UDP-glucose 4-epimerase GalE, with protein MYVLLTGGAGYIGSHTYIELLSSGFVPVIFDNFYNSNPEVLNRIKTITGQEVLCIEGDIRDSAAMDAALAQYPFSAVVHFAGWKAVGESVAKPLEYYDNNVVGTLRLLDAMKKAGVKNLVFSSSATVYGDPHTVPILEHFPLSATNPYGRSKLMIEDMLRDLRVADPSWNIALLRYFNPVGAHESGLIGEDPQGIPNNLMPFVTQVAVGKREKLSVFGGDYPTPDGTGVRDYIHVVDLAKGHVKALQKLATNPGNVTVNLGTGVGYSVLDMVKAFESASARPVPYQIVDRRPGDIAACYADPKAALEQLGWRAEKTLQDMCNDSWRWQSGNPNGYAA; from the coding sequence ATGTATGTCTTGCTAACTGGCGGTGCAGGTTATATTGGTTCACATACCTATATAGAATTATTAAGTTCAGGCTTTGTGCCGGTGATCTTTGATAATTTTTATAATTCGAATCCAGAAGTGCTCAATCGCATCAAAACCATTACTGGCCAAGAAGTGCTGTGCATTGAAGGTGATATTCGCGATTCAGCAGCAATGGATGCCGCGCTGGCGCAATATCCATTTTCTGCGGTGGTGCATTTTGCTGGCTGGAAAGCAGTTGGCGAATCGGTGGCTAAGCCACTGGAATACTACGATAACAACGTCGTAGGTACGCTGCGCTTGCTCGATGCGATGAAAAAAGCCGGCGTTAAAAATCTGGTGTTTTCATCCAGCGCAACTGTATATGGCGACCCGCATACGGTGCCGATTTTGGAGCATTTCCCACTCTCGGCGACCAATCCGTACGGCCGTAGCAAATTGATGATCGAAGACATGCTGCGCGATCTGCGCGTGGCCGATCCAAGCTGGAATATTGCGCTGTTGCGCTACTTTAATCCGGTGGGCGCGCACGAAAGTGGCCTGATCGGTGAAGACCCGCAAGGCATTCCGAATAATCTGATGCCGTTTGTCACGCAAGTGGCGGTGGGCAAGCGCGAAAAATTGTCGGTATTCGGCGGTGATTACCCAACGCCAGATGGTACGGGCGTACGTGATTATATTCACGTGGTGGATTTGGCCAAAGGTCACGTTAAAGCACTGCAAAAGCTGGCTACCAATCCGGGCAATGTCACTGTCAATCTGGGCACGGGCGTGGGTTATTCGGTGCTCGATATGGTCAAAGCGTTCGAATCTGCCTCTGCGCGTCCCGTGCCATACCAGATTGTTGACCGTCGTCCTGGCGACATTGCCGCGTGCTATGCCGACCCAAAGGCCGCGTTGGAACAATTGGGCTGGCGCGCAGAAAAAACCTTGCAAGATATGTGCAACGACAGCTGGCGCTGGCAAAGCGGTAACCCGAACGGCTACGCGGCATAA
- the lptF gene encoding LPS export ABC transporter permease LptF — protein MLFRKTLIHEMTWMAFGLFIVLLLIVMTSQVVRLLGEAALGALASSAVWAVMGFTAVRYLPTLFSLMLFITILSVITRLWKDHEMFVWFSAGRSIYSFITPVLMMGLPVVLLIGALSLGVSPWAQLKGKEYREASLKSQEVTQVAPGVFRESKGADRVYFIENFSPERGFGENVFMQIRQDGKVSTILANQGGIEVDENGDRWLWLKQAKAYQGIPGAAQYDILRFEEGRIRIDDPSAPIIQPATEATKTRDLIKDLNPQRWAELHWRMALPIQALILMLAAIPLAFANPRGGRSFNILFAAILAFGYYNAINVLQAWIAAEKIPGVIGMWPLHILMALLTAGLFVWRSKVRA, from the coding sequence ATGCTTTTTCGTAAAACCCTAATTCATGAAATGACTTGGATGGCCTTTGGCCTCTTTATCGTTTTATTGCTGATCGTGATGACCTCGCAAGTGGTGCGCTTGCTTGGCGAAGCGGCCCTGGGCGCACTGGCTTCCTCCGCTGTTTGGGCGGTGATGGGCTTTACCGCGGTGCGTTATTTGCCCACTTTATTCTCGTTGATGCTGTTTATTACGATTTTGTCGGTGATTACGCGGCTGTGGAAAGATCATGAGATGTTTGTCTGGTTTTCCGCTGGCCGCTCAATTTACAGCTTTATCACGCCGGTATTGATGATGGGCTTGCCAGTGGTGCTGCTGATCGGTGCATTATCACTAGGCGTGTCGCCATGGGCGCAATTGAAAGGCAAAGAATATCGCGAGGCTAGCTTGAAAAGCCAAGAAGTCACGCAGGTTGCGCCTGGTGTGTTTCGTGAATCGAAAGGGGCTGATCGCGTTTATTTTATTGAGAATTTTTCACCCGAGCGTGGTTTTGGCGAAAACGTCTTTATGCAAATTCGGCAAGATGGCAAGGTCAGCACCATTTTGGCTAATCAGGGTGGGATTGAGGTCGATGAAAATGGTGACCGCTGGTTGTGGTTAAAGCAGGCGAAAGCGTATCAAGGGATTCCTGGCGCTGCGCAATACGACATATTGCGCTTTGAGGAAGGGCGAATTCGCATTGATGATCCCTCAGCCCCAATAATCCAGCCCGCAACGGAAGCGACTAAAACTCGCGATTTGATCAAGGATTTAAACCCGCAGCGTTGGGCCGAGTTGCACTGGCGAATGGCCTTGCCGATACAGGCGCTGATATTAATGTTGGCAGCGATCCCGCTGGCGTTTGCTAATCCGCGTGGTGGGCGCTCATTTAATATTTTGTTTGCCGCGATTTTGGCGTTTGGGTATTACAACGCGATCAATGTGCTGCAAGCATGGATCGCGGCAGAGAAAATCCCAGGTGTAATTGGGATGTGGCCGTTGCATATATTAATGGCATTGCTGACGGCAGGGCTGTTTGTTTGGCGTAGCAAGGTGAGGGCTTAA